The Paenibacillus sp. YPG26 genome includes a window with the following:
- a CDS encoding SpoVR family protein, with amino-acid sequence MSLEMEQLEKSISEIMEIADGFGLDYYPMRYEICPADIIYTFGAYGMPTRFSHWSFGKTFNKMKLQYDFGLSKIYELVINSNPCYAFLLDGNSLIQNKLIVAHVLAHCDFFKNNARFAATNRNMVESMSATAERISQYELIHGTDAVETFVDAVLSIQEHVDPQLIKPRRLDKKRYTEEKMRKIKEGLHAKKPATPYDDLWSMDQSQSASGPAEPAGQPAFPPAPEKDLVWFIQEYSETLEDWQRDIMSMLREEMLYFWPQMETKIMNEGWASYWHQRIIRELDLSSEETIEFAKLNSSVVQPSTQSLNPYYLGLKIFEDIERRWDKPTPEEQERFGRQPGKGREKIFEVRELDSDISFIRSYLTKDLTRDLDLYVFQKQGSEWKITDKTWETIRDQLALSRVNGGAPYIVVQDGDYQRSGELVLRHQYEGIELDLKYLERTLPHVYRLWGKTVHLETVIEDKKAIFSFDGQKHYRKFVS; translated from the coding sequence ATGAGCTTAGAAATGGAACAATTAGAGAAATCCATAAGTGAAATTATGGAGATTGCCGATGGCTTCGGATTGGACTACTATCCAATGAGATATGAAATTTGCCCCGCCGATATCATCTACACGTTCGGAGCATACGGAATGCCGACCCGGTTCAGCCACTGGAGCTTTGGCAAAACCTTCAATAAAATGAAGCTCCAGTACGATTTTGGCTTAAGCAAAATATACGAGCTAGTTATCAATTCCAATCCTTGCTATGCATTCCTGCTGGATGGCAATTCGCTGATACAGAATAAGCTGATCGTGGCTCACGTGCTAGCCCACTGCGACTTTTTCAAAAATAATGCCAGGTTCGCGGCCACCAACCGCAATATGGTTGAGAGCATGTCTGCTACCGCCGAGAGAATCAGCCAATACGAGTTAATCCACGGCACCGATGCGGTGGAGACGTTCGTAGATGCCGTTCTATCTATTCAGGAGCATGTTGATCCTCAGCTGATCAAGCCAAGACGGCTGGATAAGAAACGGTATACCGAGGAGAAAATGCGGAAGATCAAAGAAGGACTCCACGCCAAAAAACCTGCCACTCCGTATGACGATCTATGGTCTATGGATCAGTCGCAGTCAGCGTCCGGTCCGGCCGAGCCGGCCGGGCAGCCCGCGTTCCCTCCGGCACCGGAGAAGGATCTCGTCTGGTTCATTCAGGAATATTCGGAGACTTTAGAAGATTGGCAGCGGGATATCATGAGTATGCTAAGGGAAGAAATGCTTTATTTCTGGCCCCAAATGGAGACCAAGATCATGAACGAGGGCTGGGCCTCGTACTGGCATCAGCGGATTATCAGGGAGCTGGATCTGTCCAGTGAAGAGACGATTGAGTTCGCCAAGCTGAACTCGTCAGTCGTGCAGCCCTCGACTCAAAGCCTGAACCCCTATTATCTGGGACTGAAGATCTTCGAGGATATTGAGAGACGCTGGGATAAGCCGACTCCCGAGGAGCAGGAACGCTTCGGCAGACAGCCTGGCAAGGGCAGAGAGAAAATATTCGAAGTGCGGGAGCTTGATTCCGACATCTCTTTCATTCGCAGCTACTTAACGAAAGACTTAACCCGTGATCTGGATCTCTATGTGTTCCAGAAGCAGGGTTCTGAATGGAAAATTACAGACAAAACATGGGAGACCATCCGTGATCAGCTCGCACTATCCAGAGTGAATGGCGGCGCGCCATATATTGTAGTGCAGGATGGGGATTACCAGCGCAGCGGCGAACTGGTGCTCAGACATCAATATGAGGGGATTGAGCTTGACCTCAAATACTTAGAGCGGACGCTCCCCCATGTATACCGTCTTTGGGGCAAGACCGTGCATCTCGAGACCGTGATTGAGGATAAAAAGGCGATATTCAGCTTTGATGGTCAGAAGCATTACCGGAAGTTCGTAAGCTGA
- the yhbH gene encoding sporulation protein YhbH, whose product MPSSDKSLFIVSKEDWSLHRKGYQDQQRHEKKVKEIIKQNLPDFITEESIIMSDGKQIIKVPLRNLEEYRFVHNYHKQKHVGQGDGDSQVGDVIGQDSPKQQAGSGEGAGDQPGVDFMEAEISIEELEDILFSELELPFMEDKDNDQIEITDIRFNDIRKKGIMSNIDKKRTILENLRRNSTSGRPGIHGISPDDLRYKTWEDVVLPHSNAVIIAMMDTSGSMGTFEKYCARSFFFWMTRFLRRQYEKVEIVFIAHHTEAREVSEEDFFTRGESGGTICSSAYMKALEIIDTRYPPSSYNIYPFHFSDGDNLTSDNDRCVKLIGELLDRSNMFGYGEVNQYNRGSTLMSAYKNISKERFLHFIIKEKGAVYQALKSFFHKQDRGLAQ is encoded by the coding sequence ATGCCGTCATCCGATAAATCGCTCTTTATCGTGTCCAAAGAGGATTGGTCTTTGCATCGCAAGGGTTACCAGGACCAGCAGCGGCATGAGAAGAAGGTTAAAGAAATTATCAAACAGAACCTGCCGGATTTCATTACAGAAGAGAGCATCATCATGTCAGATGGAAAGCAGATCATTAAAGTACCTCTGCGTAATTTGGAAGAATACCGGTTCGTGCACAACTACCATAAGCAGAAGCATGTCGGTCAAGGAGACGGGGACTCCCAAGTTGGAGACGTGATTGGCCAGGACAGTCCGAAGCAGCAGGCGGGTTCCGGAGAAGGAGCCGGCGATCAGCCAGGAGTAGACTTTATGGAGGCTGAGATCAGCATTGAAGAGCTGGAGGACATTCTGTTCAGTGAGCTTGAGCTCCCCTTTATGGAAGACAAAGATAATGACCAGATCGAGATTACCGATATTCGTTTTAACGATATCCGCAAAAAAGGCATCATGTCCAACATTGATAAAAAACGCACCATTCTGGAAAATCTACGCCGCAATTCAACCAGTGGAAGACCTGGCATTCACGGAATCTCACCGGACGACCTTAGATATAAGACTTGGGAAGATGTTGTCCTCCCCCACTCCAACGCAGTTATTATTGCCATGATGGATACCTCAGGTTCAATGGGAACCTTTGAGAAGTATTGTGCAAGAAGCTTCTTTTTCTGGATGACCCGCTTCCTGCGGCGGCAATATGAAAAAGTAGAGATCGTGTTCATCGCCCACCATACGGAAGCCCGGGAGGTCAGTGAGGAGGATTTCTTCACACGCGGAGAAAGCGGAGGAACGATCTGTTCGTCTGCTTATATGAAGGCATTGGAAATCATCGATACCCGATACCCTCCTTCCAGCTACAATATTTATCCCTTCCATTTCTCAGATGGGGATAATCTGACCTCAGATAATGATCGGTGCGTCAAGCTGATCGGAGAGCTTCTGGACCGGAGCAACATGTTCGGTTACGGCGAAGTTAACCAATATAACCGGGGGAGCACTTTAATGTCCGCCTATAAGAATATTTCCAAGGAAAGATTCCTGCATTTCATCATCAAGGAGAAAGGGGCTGTCTATCAGGCCCTAAAGAGCTTCTTTCATAAGCAGGATCGGGGGCTGGCCCAATGA
- a CDS encoding DUF3231 family protein — MAILGGNPKDEPLHYGEIFGVWQFSTKSKATLSGYQAFLNHAGDKDLKKIIEDLIDQATREIKEADELLLANGIPPAPALPERPSADLEEIPAGARFTDPEIAASIAASISMGVIECSQIIAISIREDVGALFLKNHGLKAALGVRVLRLLKDKGWLIPPPLLIKRPEEV; from the coding sequence ATGGCTATCTTGGGTGGTAATCCTAAAGACGAACCTCTGCATTATGGTGAAATTTTTGGAGTATGGCAGTTCTCCACGAAGAGCAAGGCAACCCTATCGGGCTATCAGGCTTTTCTGAACCATGCCGGTGACAAGGACTTGAAGAAGATCATCGAAGACCTCATCGATCAAGCGACCCGGGAGATTAAAGAGGCGGACGAGCTTCTGCTGGCGAATGGCATCCCTCCAGCTCCAGCCTTACCTGAAAGGCCATCAGCCGATCTGGAGGAAATCCCGGCAGGCGCCCGTTTCACAGATCCGGAGATTGCTGCATCTATCGCGGCTTCTATATCTATGGGAGTTATTGAATGCAGTCAGATTATCGCCATCTCCATCAGGGAAGATGTGGGTGCTCTCTTCCTGAAGAACCACGGGCTTAAAGCCGCACTTGGCGTTCGGGTTCTCCGCCTGCTTAAGGACAAAGGCTGGCTAATTCCACCTCCTCTGCTGATAAAGAGACCTGAGGAAGTTTAA
- a CDS encoding PrkA family serine protein kinase, translating into MDIFERVAAYRAESDRLAWSGTFKEYIELLKKDPSPAKTAHARVYDMIESYGVEEVNGQKRYKFFEQEIFGLDRAVEKLVEEYFHSAARRLDVRKRILLLMGPVSGGKSTIVTLLKRGLEKFSRTDKGALYAIEGCPMHEDPLHLIPLELRPDVEQALGIRIEGNLCPVCQMRLKTEYDNNIEHVRVTRLEISEDARVGIGTFSPSDPKSQDIADLTGSIDFSTITEYGSESDPRAYRFDGELNKANRGLMEFQEMLKCDEKFLWNLLSLTQEGNFKAGRFALISADELIVAHTNETEYKAFIANKKNEALQSRMIVMPIPYNLKVSQEEKIYSKLIGQSDMKHIHIAPHSLRSAAIFSILTRLKDSKKQGVDLLKKMRLYDGEEVEGYKIADLKELQNEYLDEGMSGVDPRYVINRISSALIKQDLQCINALDILRAIKDGLDQHASITREERERYLNFIAIARKEYDELAKKEVQKAFVYSFEESARTLFENYLDNIEAFCNWTRIRDPLTDEELDPDERLMRSIEEQIGISENAKKAFREEILIRISSYSRKGRKFQYNDHERLREAIEKKLFVDLKDIVKITTSTKTPDENQLKRINEVSKRLIENHDYCPVCANELLRYVGSLLNR; encoded by the coding sequence ATGGATATTTTTGAACGCGTTGCAGCATACCGGGCAGAAAGTGATCGGTTGGCGTGGAGCGGTACTTTTAAAGAATACATCGAGCTGCTGAAGAAAGACCCGTCTCCGGCCAAAACAGCTCATGCCCGGGTATACGACATGATTGAATCTTATGGTGTAGAAGAAGTGAATGGCCAAAAACGCTACAAGTTTTTTGAACAGGAGATCTTTGGACTCGATCGTGCGGTCGAGAAGCTGGTGGAGGAATACTTTCATTCCGCTGCCCGCAGGCTGGATGTCCGTAAAAGAATCCTGCTGCTGATGGGCCCGGTTAGTGGAGGGAAATCCACAATCGTCACGCTTCTCAAGCGGGGCCTGGAAAAGTTCTCGCGTACAGATAAAGGTGCCTTATATGCTATTGAGGGCTGCCCGATGCATGAGGATCCGCTTCATCTTATTCCGCTTGAACTGCGTCCCGATGTGGAGCAGGCGCTTGGAATTCGAATAGAGGGGAATTTATGCCCGGTCTGCCAAATGAGGCTCAAGACGGAATATGATAATAACATTGAACATGTCAGGGTGACAAGGCTGGAGATTTCAGAGGATGCCCGGGTTGGGATTGGTACCTTCAGTCCCTCTGATCCCAAGTCCCAGGATATTGCCGACCTCACAGGTAGCATTGACTTTTCGACTATTACCGAATACGGCTCTGAATCCGATCCAAGAGCTTATCGGTTCGATGGTGAGTTGAATAAGGCCAACCGGGGGCTGATGGAATTCCAGGAAATGCTGAAGTGCGATGAGAAGTTTCTCTGGAATCTCTTGTCGCTTACGCAAGAGGGGAATTTCAAAGCAGGGAGATTTGCGCTGATTAGTGCTGACGAGCTTATCGTCGCCCATACGAATGAAACGGAGTACAAGGCTTTTATCGCAAATAAAAAGAACGAAGCACTCCAGTCCCGGATGATTGTGATGCCGATTCCCTATAATCTTAAGGTGTCGCAGGAGGAGAAAATCTACTCCAAGCTCATCGGCCAGAGTGATATGAAGCATATCCACATTGCTCCGCATTCCCTGCGGTCTGCAGCGATTTTCTCAATTCTTACCCGTCTTAAAGACTCCAAGAAGCAGGGGGTAGATCTGCTCAAGAAGATGCGTCTGTACGATGGGGAAGAGGTGGAAGGCTACAAAATTGCCGACCTCAAGGAGCTTCAGAATGAGTATCTGGATGAAGGCATGTCTGGTGTGGATCCGCGTTATGTTATTAACCGGATATCCAGTGCGCTGATCAAGCAGGATCTTCAGTGCATTAATGCTTTGGATATATTAAGAGCGATTAAGGATGGGCTGGACCAGCATGCTTCTATCACACGCGAAGAACGGGAGCGTTATCTGAATTTTATCGCGATTGCCCGCAAAGAGTATGATGAGTTGGCTAAAAAGGAAGTGCAAAAAGCCTTCGTCTATTCATTCGAGGAATCTGCACGCACGCTGTTCGAGAATTACCTCGATAATATTGAGGCATTCTGCAACTGGACCCGAATCCGGGATCCGCTGACAGATGAAGAGCTTGATCCGGATGAGCGGCTTATGCGCTCCATTGAGGAGCAGATCGGGATATCCGAGAATGCCAAGAAGGCGTTCCGCGAGGAGATCCTGATCCGAATCTCTTCCTATTCCAGAAAGGGACGGAAGTTCCAATATAACGATCATGAGCGGCTTCGGGAAGCAATTGAGAAGAAGCTGTTCGTGGATTTGAAAGATATCGTCAAGATCACAACATCAACCAAGACGCCGGATGAGAACCAGCTTAAGCGTATTAATGAAGTAAGCAAGCGTCTGATCGAGAATCATGACTACTGCCCGGTATGTGCGAATGAGCTGCTGCGCTATGTGGGAAGCTTGTTGAATAGGTAA